One part of the bacterium genome encodes these proteins:
- a CDS encoding YkgJ family cysteine cluster protein: MKKLKVLPPMTCDPGCGDCCGIVPVTETEFQRVARYAREHAVEPLRQRITCPWFQQGSCAVYPARPLPCRLFGHTPGLACPRGHSAFVWEREIQRMMRANGKPVKLLHDVFPDFRNGMALDMFIDQIQQAAQLYARDMKFAGGV; the protein is encoded by the coding sequence GTGAAAAAGCTCAAGGTGCTCCCACCCATGACGTGCGATCCCGGCTGCGGGGACTGCTGCGGTATCGTCCCGGTGACCGAGACCGAGTTCCAGCGGGTCGCTCGATACGCCCGCGAGCACGCCGTCGAGCCGCTGCGGCAAAGGATCACCTGCCCCTGGTTCCAGCAGGGCAGCTGCGCGGTCTACCCGGCGAGACCCCTGCCATGCCGCCTGTTCGGGCACACCCCGGGGCTGGCGTGTCCGAGAGGGCACAGCGCGTTCGTGTGGGAGCGCGAGATTCAGCGCATGATGCGAGCGAACGGAAAGCCCGTAAAGCTGCTGCACGACGTGTTCCCCGACTTCAGGAATGGGATGGCGCTCGACATGTTTATCGATCAGATCCAGCAGGCCGCGCAGTTGTACGCTCGCGACATGAAGTTCGCGGGAGGGGTGTGA
- a CDS encoding class I SAM-dependent methyltransferase: MGNEGWLYYRFFHEFIQRHGPARVVDIGTHMAGSAVHLACGNPQGHVYTMDPDPNSKNCVALLPVKNITAFTGTSMALADQIRRFGPFDIAVIDGEHHINHMYPEYVCYRSMVKDGGLIFFDDVNYDQFPSMRIAWDLIPDPKALLPTLHFSGFGVCKVDHSIHALELRAALRQRERRATA; encoded by the coding sequence ATGGGAAATGAGGGCTGGCTATATTACAGATTCTTCCACGAGTTCATTCAAAGGCATGGGCCAGCGCGTGTTGTAGATATTGGGACTCACATGGCAGGTTCTGCTGTACACCTCGCCTGCGGCAACCCGCAGGGCCACGTCTACACAATGGACCCGGACCCGAACTCAAAGAACTGCGTCGCGCTTCTTCCGGTGAAGAACATCACGGCGTTCACGGGTACTTCCATGGCTCTGGCGGATCAAATCCGCCGGTTCGGGCCGTTCGACATCGCTGTCATCGACGGCGAACACCACATCAATCACATGTACCCAGAATACGTGTGCTACCGAAGCATGGTGAAAGACGGAGGGCTCATCTTCTTCGACGACGTGAACTATGACCAGTTCCCCAGCATGCGTATTGCCTGGGATCTCATCCCGGACCCCAAAGCGCTGCTACCTACGCTGCACTTCTCTGGGTTCGGCGTCTGCAAGGTAGACCACAGCATCCACGCCCTGGAGCTTCGGGCCGCTCTGCGGCAGAGAGAGCGAAGAGCTACGGCTTGA
- a CDS encoding class I SAM-dependent methyltransferase translates to MHAQSYNRLAEFAKKVPKHAVVLDVGAYDVNGNLRGLFGPKYIGFDIEKGPNVDIVEKEPFKIPLADASVDAVVSANSLEHVSMPWKLVLEMDRVLRPSGLLCISAAWAWGYHAYPTDCWRFSHDAYKVLFGEWMIENGRKSYVIVDNRIEGLDSFFEAIKP, encoded by the coding sequence ATGCACGCACAGAGCTACAATAGACTAGCGGAGTTCGCGAAGAAGGTGCCGAAGCATGCGGTGGTCCTGGATGTTGGAGCCTACGACGTAAATGGGAACCTGCGCGGGCTGTTTGGCCCGAAGTACATCGGGTTCGACATCGAGAAAGGTCCGAACGTAGACATCGTCGAGAAGGAACCATTCAAGATCCCGCTGGCCGACGCAAGCGTGGATGCAGTGGTTTCAGCGAACAGCCTGGAACACGTCTCTATGCCATGGAAGCTCGTGCTTGAGATGGATCGCGTGCTTCGCCCGAGTGGGCTACTGTGCATCAGCGCCGCCTGGGCATGGGGGTACCATGCGTATCCGACCGACTGCTGGCGCTTCTCGCACGACGCGTACAAGGTGCTGTTCGGGGAGTGGATGATCGAGAACGGTAGGAAGTCCTACGTCATCGTGGACAACCGCATCGAAGGTCTCGACTCATTCTTCGAGGCGATCAAGCCGTAG
- a CDS encoding CmcI family methyltransferase, with product MPIMEAMLDRPVSEILPIVEAELFTPRHPWPLKSVGVPADMWVMACAKDMLKLLRGMQKAKVRDALAKVQERLMSGLMAYNGVVALKNPFDLWTYREIMYELRPNAVVELGVSRGGATLWLADTCQSIGKGFVVGVDKSFAMLHETVPRHPRIKLVQGDVIARFGDVKKLCSGAETVLVIEDTAHTYEHTLSVMRTYGDVVTCGSYLIVEDTICHHGLNVGHSPGPYEAVAAFLAENKKFASDRDRERFCVTWNPTGFLKRENENARTELQ from the coding sequence ATGCCAATCATGGAAGCCATGCTTGATAGGCCAGTGTCGGAGATTTTACCGATTGTCGAGGCAGAGTTGTTCACACCGCGCCATCCGTGGCCACTGAAGTCGGTGGGCGTGCCTGCTGACATGTGGGTCATGGCGTGCGCAAAGGATATGCTGAAGCTCCTGCGAGGGATGCAGAAGGCGAAGGTACGCGACGCTCTCGCTAAAGTCCAGGAGCGCCTGATGTCCGGTCTCATGGCGTACAATGGAGTCGTGGCACTCAAGAACCCGTTCGACTTGTGGACGTATCGAGAGATCATGTACGAGCTTCGGCCAAACGCTGTCGTCGAGCTGGGTGTATCCAGGGGCGGGGCAACACTGTGGCTTGCTGACACGTGCCAGAGCATCGGGAAGGGCTTCGTCGTAGGTGTGGACAAGAGCTTCGCGATGCTGCACGAGACGGTTCCGAGGCACCCTAGAATCAAGCTGGTGCAGGGGGATGTCATCGCGAGATTCGGAGATGTGAAGAAACTGTGCAGCGGAGCGGAGACGGTTCTCGTGATTGAGGACACGGCGCACACGTATGAACACACGCTGAGCGTGATGCGAACCTATGGAGACGTGGTAACGTGCGGCAGCTATCTGATCGTGGAAGATACGATTTGCCATCACGGGTTGAACGTCGGCCATTCTCCTGGCCCCTATGAGGCGGTCGCGGCATTTCTGGCCGAAAACAAAAAGTTTGCAAGCGACAGGGATCGGGAGCGGTTCTGTGTTACATGGAACCCAACTGGTTTTTTGAAACGGGAGAACGAAAATGCACGCACAGAGCTACAATAG